A stretch of DNA from Methanosarcinales archaeon:
TGCCTGCGCATATCCCCAGAACAGGTTTGTTGATATTTTCAATCCATAAAAATTTTTCTGTTTTTTTAAGAAAATCATCATCTTTCAAACTTGTTCCGCATATGATTATTTTATCAGCCAATGCCAGATATTTATCAAAAAACTCTGTATAATGTATAGTCGAATATTCAAGACCCCCATTCGTCAATATATCTTCAATTGGTTTTACAAACTCAAAATAGTGCAGTTTCTCAAAACAGACATTCACCACCAGTATCATCCAACAGTGACCTCCATTCTGTGATTGTTTTCTAACGACACAACCCTGGTGTCCAGGATTTTCAGGCCATTTTTGAACATTGGGCAATCCAATACAAATGTCTCGAATTCTCCACCTTCTCCTGCCGGATTTATCCTGTATTTTTCATGTAGTGGTTTGATCTGCTTTATAAATTCCCGGTCTATCTTTTTAGCCAGCCAGGAAGCATCCAGGGGATATGCAGCTGCTGCGGTAATCACAACCTCGAATTTATTCTGTATAAGGTCTTCAAGCAGTTCGAACTGCTCTTTCTGCCACAGGGGATTGAAACACTCGATATCCAGTGTGTTGCATATTTTCTGTATCCTTGAGGCCTGGTACGTACTCTCAATGGCTCCGGTAATTATCCCCTCAATCCCGTATTGTGCTTTGGCACTTTTTATTGCCTCTTCAAGGTCAAGCAGTTCTGTCTCTTCTTCACCTTTTGTCTCATGGACCAGAAGTGGAATCCCTAAGGCT
This window harbors:
- a CDS encoding diphthine--ammonia ligase encodes the protein MNLGALFSGGKDSTFAIYLAKECGYHVSCLISIISRNPFSYMFHTPSISKVEQQATALGIPLLVHETKGEEETELLDLEEAIKSAKAQYGIEGIITGAIESTYQASRIQKICNTLDIECFNPLWQKEQFELLEDLIQNKFEVVITAAAAYPLDASWLAKKIDREFIKQIKPLHEKYRINPAGEGGEFETFVLDCPMFKNGLKILDTRVVSLENNHRMEVTVG